The following DNA comes from Chitinophaga nivalis.
TTATTTTAAATGTTCCGTGTAATTTCCGGTAAAGGACCGGTGTTTCATAGCTGTAATTGCAAAAGATGTGGACAAATGTAAACCAAGTTTACAGAAACTAATATTTTAATACCTTTGTGGCCGTTTTTATTGAAAGCAATTAACCATTACATAATATAGCGTATGGATATTTTCGAGAAACTGCTGAAACATATGGGCCCTATCGGGGAACATTCAGACAGAGCCCATGGCTACTTCGCATTTCCTAAACTGGAAGGTGAAATAGGTCCCCGCATGAAATTCCGGGGTAATGAAAAGATCGTTTGGAGCCTGAACAACTATCTGGGGTTAGCGAACCACCCGGAAGTACGTGCTACAGACGCTCAGGCTGCCGCCGACTTTGGACTGGCTTCCCCGATGGGAGCCCGCATGATGAGCGGTAACACCAACTATCATGAGCAGCTGGAGAAAGAGTTATCGGATTACATGGGCAAAGAAGATACGACCTTACTGAACTATGGTTACCAGGGTATCATGAGTGCGATTGATGCTATCTGCGGCCGCAGGGACGTAATTGTATACGATGCAGAATGCCACGCCAGTATCCTGGATGGTCTTCGGTTACACCCGGGCAAACGTTATGTTTTCAAGCATAATGACATAGAAGATTTCGAAAAGCAGATGCGTCGTGCTACTGAACTGGCTAAAACCAATGGTGGTGGTATTCTGGTGGTAACGGAAGGGGTGTTTGGTATGGCCGGTGACCAGGGTAAACTGAAAGAAATTGCTGCCCTGAAAGACAAATACGAATTCCGTTTACTGGTAGATGATGCACATGGTTTTGGTACTATGGGTAAAACAGGCGCCGGTACGGGTGAAGAACAGGGTGTTCAGGATAAAATTGACCTGCTGTTCAACACTTTTGCGAAGTCCGGTGCTTCTATCGGTGCTTTCATGAGTGGAGAGAAAGCCATTATCAATTTCCTGCGTTACAACATGCGCTCCCAGATCTTTGCTAAATCCATTCCTTTGCCTATCGTTATCGGCCACCTGAAAAGGGTACAGCTGATGCGCCAGCATCCGGAAATGAAAGCAAAACTGTGGGATAATGTAAATAAACTGCAAAACGGGCTGAAAGAGCGTGGTTTTAATATCGGCAGAACCAATTCTCCGGTAACGCCTATCTACCTGCAGGGTGATATTCCGGAAGCTACAGCGATGTGCCTGGATCTGCGTGAGAACTACAATATTTTCTGCTCTATCGTGGTATATCCGGTTATTCCGAAAGGCCAGATCATTTACCGCCTGATTCCAACAGCAGCGCATAATGATGAAGATATTGAACTGACGCTGAAAGCATTCAGTGAAACCAAAGCGAAACTGGACCAGAAAGTGTACCAGGTAGCAGAGATTCCAATGGTATAGGATACCTGGAAATAAAAAAGCTAAAAGCCTCCCTGTTTCATGGGGAGGCTTTTTTATTGAAAATGGGAAAAGGCGGGTATTAGTAATATACGCTGCTATTGTGATAAAATACAAAAGGGCTGATTTTACTCAGCCCTTACTACAAATCGTTCTTTCACTAGGTGTAAATTTTCACTAGATTTCATTAGGACATGGTAGAGAACAATTGGTTTTCATAGAATTTGGAATAACCAAGTGATTCCAAGTATCTTATATGGATGGTCTATCTTTAATTAAGGAATCGTTTGCATTTGATTCTTATCAAAAATATGTTACATTTTGCAAGATTCTATAACACAAAAATGCCATTTCGTTAACAGGATGTTAAAGATTTTCGACTGCCGGGAAACGTCATCAGAAATCAACATGCCATCCATTTTCTCATTTTTCCGACGACAGAAATGAGTCTTCATACGACTGTAGCTGCTTTGCAGCAGTTACCGGCATCAGCCGGCCACCTATGCGCTGGACAAGGCGCCGGCTATAGTGCGATAAAACGACATAGCACTTTCGTGGGCATGGTTATTTCGTGTTCCGGCCACCGGGAAGCCTTAAATGACCAAAGCGAAATAACAAGCAGGGAATGCTCATTATTTCGCTTTGATATATAGTTGTGTGATGCCTTATTTCAGGTATTCTTCCACAGCGGTATCATATATTTTTTTCCAGCTGCTGACAGTACCCCAGTCTTCGTTGTTCACGCGTACGTGATCACCGGTTACCATACCGATCTGTTCGTGGCGTACAGATACTTCAGAAGCATCTACCAGACCATGCAGCAAGGCTTCGAATTGCTCTTTATCTGCCGGTTTAACGGTTACCACTACACGGCTTTGGCTTTCACCAAACAGGTAAGCATCTTTACGGTATTTCGCGTTCAGATGCATGTCGAAGCCCAGACCTTTCGGCATGGAGCTTTCCAGCATGGTGATGAACAAACCACCTTCGCTCACATCGTGTGCAGACTGGATCAGTCCTGCTTTATTCAGTTTAGCGATCGCTTGTTGCAGGTGATGTTCTTCATCTAGGTTGAAATGCGGAGCCGGGCTGAATTCGATACCAATGATTTTGTGCAGGTATTCTGAACTGTTGATATCGTTGCGGCTGCGGCCAATCAAGTATACCAGGTCACCGGCTTCTTTGAAGTCCAGGGTGATACGTTGGTCCATGCTGTCCAGGATACCCACCATACCAATGGTTGGTGTAGGGTATACCGCGCCATCAGGAGACTGGTTGTAGAAGCTCACGTTACCGCCGGTTACCGGGGTATTGAATTTACGGCAGGCTTCACCCATACCTTGTACAGCGTGTACAAACTGGTAGTATACTTCCGGATCGTAAGGGTTACCGAAGTTCAGACAGTTGGTAATCGCAACGGGTTCACCACCGGAGCAAACGATGTTACGTGCAGCTTCCGCTACGGCAATCTGACCACCTTTATGCGGATCGGCATATACATAGCGGCTGTTACAGTCAGTAGTCATTGCCAGGGCTTTTTTGGAGCCTTTAATGAGTACTACCGGTGCATCACTTGGTGCATTGGTAGTAGCGTTGGCAGTACCTACCATGCTGTCGTACTGGTTGTAGATCCAGCGTTTGGAAGCGATATTCGGCAGCGCTACGATTCTTTCTGCCACGAAGCGGGCATTAGTGGTATCGGTTACGTTCTGAATATCGAATGCTTTTATTTTCTGGAAGTAAGCAGGTTCAGTGTAAGCACGGTGATATTGTGGTGCGCCGCCGCCCAGTACCATACTTTCGGCAGGAACATCTGCTTCCAGTTCTCCGTTCATATAGAACTTCAGGTTGGTATCTTTGGTTACTTCACCGATTTGCACGCAGTGCAGATCCCATTTTTCGAAGATATCGAGGATTTCTTTTTCCTGTCCTTTTTTCACGACAATCAGCATACGCTCCTGGCTTTCGCTCAGCAGCATTTCCCATGCTTTCATGTTTTCCTGGCGGGTAGGTACTTTATCCAGCCAGATGTTCATACCATGTTCGCCTTTCGCGCTCATTTCTGCAGTAGAGCAGGTGATACCGGCAGCGCCCATATCCTGCATCCCTACGATGGCGTTTGTTTTGATGATTTCGAGGCAGGCTTCCAGCAATTTCTTTTCCTGGAAAGGATCTCCTACCTGTACTGCTGGTAAGTCTTCCACGCTGTCTTCCGTGATGTTGGCAGAAGCGAAAGAAGCACCACCGATACCGTCTTTACCGGTAGCAGAACCTACAATGAAAACAGGGTTGCCTTCACCGTGGGAAGTAGCGGAAACGGTTTGTCCTACTTTCACGATACCTACGCTCATCGCGTTTACCAGCGGGTTGGTACCGTAGCAGTCTTCGAAATAGGTTTCACCACCTACGGTAGGAACGCCGAAGCAGTTACCATAGTGGCCGATACCATGAACAATACCTTTTACCAGGTGTTGTGTTTTTTTATCGTTGATATTACCGAAGCGCAAGGAGTTGAGTGCAGCGATAGGACGGGCACCCATTGTAAAGATATCACGGTGAATACCGCCTACACCTGTTGCAGCGCCCTGGAAAGGCTCGATAGCAGACGGGTGGTTGTGGGATTCTATCTTAAATACCACTGCGTAGCCATCACCGATATCTACCAGACCGGCATTTTCTTCACCAGCTTTCACCAACAGGCGATCGCCTTCGCGGGGCAGGGTTTTGAGCCAGACGATAGAATTTTTGTAAGAGCAGTGCTCACTCCACATTACTGAGTACATGCTCAGTTCTGTAAAATTGGGTGTGCGGCCTAAGATGGATTTAATTCGTTCAAACTCGTCAGCGGTAAGTCCTAGCTGTTCAGCAATTTCTACGGTGGTTTGCATGTATTTAAGTATAAAAAAACGAGTAATTAAAAAGAAGTGCAAACCTACATGATTTTCCTGCAAATGCCAAGAGGTTACCGGGGAAGGAAACGGGAGGAATATTTATGTCTGCCGAAACATATTATTAATTTTTTAATCTATCAGTTTTAACACTACCCACCCCAAATTATTTAACGAAAACGTAAAAAAACATCCTTTTAAAACAGATAAATGTAATTTTTTGGTTAATCTGAACAAAAAATTTGCATTTATAGAGCGGGTTGCGTTCTTTTGTGTAAAATATTTTACAGCATGCAATCGTTACGTTTCAAAGCGCTGGAAGGATTAGCTGGCGTAGACTTAACGCTCCCGGAACACAATGGTAAAATTACCGATGTATTTGGCAGCAACGTTTTTACAGGAAAAATTGTTAGGGAGTATCTGAGCGATGAAGCCTACAAAAGCCTGATGAACTCAGTAAAAAATGGCACCAAGCTGGAACGTAAAATGGCCGAGCAAATTGCTTCCGGAATGAAAGCATGGGCTATGAAAAAAGGCGTTACCCACTACACCCACTGGTTTCAGCCTTTAACCGGTACCACCGCTGAAAAACACGACTCCTTCTTCACCCTGAAAGGGGATGGCACTGCCCTGGAAACCTTCGACGGCGACGCGCTGGTACAACAGGAACCAGATGCTTCCAGTTTCCCGAACGGTGGTCTGAGAGCTACTTTCGAGGCCCGCGGCTACACCGCCTGGGATCCATCTTCCCCTGCCTTTATCCTGGAACAGGGTTATGGTAAAACACTCTGCATTCCTACTATATTTGTTGCCTACACCGGCGAATCACTCGACTACAAAGCTCCTTTGCTGAAAGCACTGGCAGCTATCGACAAAGCGGCGGTAGATGTATGTAACTACTTCGATAAAAACGTTACCAAAGTAACCGGTACCCTCGGATGGGAACAGGAATACTTCCTGGTAGACGAAGCCATGGCAAACGCCCGCCCTGATCTGATCATGACCGGCCGTACCGTGGTAGGTCACGCTCCTTCCAAAGGTCAGCAGCTGGAAGACCACTACTTCGGCGCTATTCCGGAACGTGCCTATGCCTACATGCGCGACTTTGAAATGGAATCCTACAAACTGGGTATTCCATTAAGAACCCGCCACAACGAGGTAGCACCTTCCCAGTTCGAATGTGCTCCTATATTTGAAGAAATCAACATCGCGGTGGACCACAACTCCCTGTTGATGGACGTAATGAATAAAGTGGCCAAACGTCACAAACTGAAGGTATTACTGCACGAGAAACCATTTGCAGGCATCAACGGTTCAGGTAAACACAACAACTGGAGCCTCGCTACAGACACTGGTGTTAACCTCCTGGCTCCCGGTAAAACACCGAAGACCAACCTGATGTTCCTCACCTTCTTCGTAAACACCATCAAAGCGGTACATGATTATGCTGACCTGATGAGAGCTTCTATCGCCTCTCCCAGCAATGATTTCCGCCTGGGTGCCAACGAAGCGCCTCCCGCTATCATCTCTGTTTTCACAGGTAAATACCTCTTTGAAGTATTACAGGAAGTGAAAAACCGGGTAAATAATAAATTCGATGAGCAGGATGAAGCCATCCTGAAACTGGATCTGCACCGCCACATTCCGGAGCTGATGCTGGACAATACTGACCGTAACCGTACTTCTCCTTTTGCTTTCACCGGCAACAAGTTTGAATTCCGCGCGGTAGGTTCTACAGCTAACTGTGCTTCCGCCATGACCGTGCTGAATACCATCATGGCCAAGACCCTCACCGACTTTAAATCCGAAGTAGACAGTCTCATCGAAAAAGGCGAGAAAAAAGAAATTGCAATTATGCAAACTCTTCGGAAATATATTGTAGATTCGGAAAAAGTATTATTCGAAGGAGACGGCTATAGTGAAGAATGGGAAAAAGAGGCTGCCAGAAGAGGTTTGCCTAATATCAAAACGACTCCACAGGCACTCGACGCCATGGTAACTGAGAAATCAACCAAACTCTTTACCGAAGTGGGTGTCTACAATGAAAAAGAGCTACACGCACGTCACGAAATATTGCTGGAAGATTATGTGAAGAAAGTACAGATCGAGGCCCGTGTAATCGGCGATCTCGCTACCAATACGATTCTGCCGTCTGCGTTCAGTTATCTCAATGATCTGATCAGCAACATCCGCGGCCTGAAAGAAATCGGACTGGATGATAGCGCGTCTAAAGCTCAACAACAAATTGCCGCTAAAATAGCTGAACACGTTAATACGATCAGTGAAAATGTACAGGCTATGATCGAGGCGCGTAAGGTAGCTAATAAGCTGACCGACAGCCGCCAGAAGGCGATCGACTATTGTGAAAAGATTAAGCCGTACTTTGAAGTTATCCGCTACCACTCCGACAAACTGGAGTTCCTGGTGGATGACAAAAAATGGGCACTGCCCAAATACAGAGAGCTGCTTTTCTTGCGATAAAACCGTAAGATTGTTTTGGTGTATGATTAGCCCCGGATTTTCATCCGGGGCTTTTTTGTTTTATCAATTATTCTGCTTAGTTTTAAGCACCCTAACATACCATACACCCTCAGAAAATTAATACTACCGTCTTTTAATTTTTAACTGTTAACCATCAATTACACCCTCAATAAATGACTACTCATGAAAAAACATGTCATAGCTGCGCCTTGCGCCCTCATAGCTATTGTTTCCTTGCTGTTTACCGGATGCATCAAAACTGATTATTTGCAATTTCCTGCTGCTTCAGGCCAGCAGTGTAAAATACTGCAACTGAAAGGTACCATTGCTTATTCCGGCGTACAGGATTCTGCCGAAATCAGTTACAACGCCTTCGGCAATCCTGTGAGTATTACCCCTACTCAGGTAGGTACCGGCTATCCCCGCTACCTGCTCCGGTACGATGCCGCCAACCGGTTAAAAGATGTGATTGGCGCCTACAGAACCGGCAATCCTTATTTTGAAACCTGGACTAAACTTACCTTCAACGCATACAATTGCCTCGTTGCAGATACGACTTTTTCCTTTGGCATCATCGGCCCGAATGGCCCGCTGCCCGGCAATCCCAATGTTCCCGGCCTGCAGGTATCCAACGTAACCACCTATACGTACGACGCACAGAAACGGCTGATTCGCACCACCGAAACCCGTGGTCATGACTACCCCGTTTTCTTTACGACCTACTACTACAACTCCAAAGGCAACGCCAATAAAATCAATGAAAGCTGGGTCAGCACGGGCACCGATTCCAGCTATAACTACAGTCATGATATCTTCCCGGTATATGACAACAAAGTGAATCCGCACCAGCTGCATGTTGTATGGCAATACCTCGACCGCGATTATAACAACAACAATGCTTTTATTGCCACTACCTACAATGTTTACGGACTGCCCACCCGCATCAATACAGATCCTAAAACCGGATTACGTTTTCTCCTGCTGAACTTTGCTGAGCTGAATATTAAGTATCAACAATAAACAATGTTCATCAACCCTGCACCTACCGTATTACGCTACTCCCCCATCCAGGCGGCAGGCACGTAATACGGTATGTTGCCCAACCCTTTACCTGTATGAAAAAACATGTATTACTCCTGGGAATGGCAGCACTCCCGCTGTTGACAGCCTGTCTGAAAAACAACCCTGCCGGATTCCCCTACACACCACCGCTCCGGATCACGGATATAAAAGGCCGGAATAATTATGCACCCGGCCGCGACTCCATCATCATTACCTATAACAACGCCGGTAACCCGATACGCATCGTGAGAGGTGAAACCAGCACCGGCAGCCCAAGTTTTCAACTGCGCTACGATCGCCAAAACAGGTTAAGAGATATCATTGGCGTATACAATGGCCGCGAAAACATTGGGGACTACTTCGAAATCTGGCACCGCTACCATTATGACCGTTACAACCAGGTCATCGCTGATACCACTTATTCCTTCGGTGTTATCGGGCAACAGGATCCCCTCCCCAGGCCCGGACAACCTGCCGTTACCATCGGTAATATTTTCTCCTTTTCCTACGACTCCCAACACCGCATCAACCGGTCATCCATGGAAGTGGGTCCCGTACATACCATAACAACTACCTGGTACTACAACAGCGCCGGCAATGCTTACCGCATCCACACACGTGATGTATGGCACCAACCGGATTCCCTGCCCTACCCGGATACGGATAGATACCCGGTGTACGATAATAAAGTCAACTTCCGGCGGCTGCATCCCGTATGGCAACTGATAGACCTCGACTACAGCCGTAACAATCCTTTTCAGGCAACGGCCTACAATATTTACGGCCTGCCGCTCGACATTCCTATCCATCCCAAAGAATACCTCAACATACTAGGTATAAATAGTTTTTCCGCTATCGACGAAATCAAATATGCGCATTAACCGCACTACCTGCTGTTACATCGCATAATCCATATCAGCCATCATGCTGTATGGTATCCTGACTGTTTTTTTATCTTTCCATAAATCTCTATTCCCCATGAAACAAATCACTTTGTTCCTGCTGGCTATTGTTTTGGTCAGCTGCTCCAAACAGGATGCATCCCGTCAACTTCAACCCAGCCTTGCCGGTACCAGGATTTTAAAACTGGTTGGGCCAAGTTATTTGTCCAGCCCCGGGCTGGATTCTGCAGTGATTACCTACAATAGCCTGGGAAATCCTACCCGGGTAAAGCGCGGTTATACTGGTACCGGCAGCCCGGGTTATGAACTCCGCTACAATGCACAAAACAGACTTACAGATATTATCTGGGAATATAATGGCGGAGAAAGCATCGGCAGTTACTTTGAATCCTGGCATAGATTATCTTACGATCCACAGGGTAGAATTGTGCTCGATTCCACCTATTCTTTTGGGGTGATCGGTGCGCATGGTCCCCTGCCACGCCCTGACCAAACAGAAGTCACGTTGGGTAACATCTTCCGGTATACCTATGACGGCAGTAACCGGATCATTAAAATGGCGATGGGGCTTTCTCCTACGGCGCCTTATTATACCATCGACTGGTATTATAATTCTTTGGGAAATGCCTATAAAATCACCTATACCAGCTATCCTTTTAAAAACAATGCCGGCACACCAAACGTGACCGACACCTACCCTACTTATGATACTAAAACCAATGCGCGCCGGCTGCATCCCTTCTGGCAGTTTATAGACAGGGACTACAGTAAAAACAATCCGTTTACCGCCAGTTCCTACAACATCTACAGCTTACCCAATGACGTTCCTGGCATCGTCAGCAATCCTAACGGATTAATATACATGGGATTGAACAGTTTTAACAACCTGGTGATTAAATACAATTAATACGATTGCCTTACGCATATCATCATTATGCGTAAGGCATTTTTGCCATCATTTTTATTGACCTGCAACATGAAAAAATTGACCATTATCTTTTTAGCGCTTGCGCTAACCAGTTGCCTTAAACCTACTCCTACTCCCTATCCACAGTATCCCGGTTTAAAAATTATTTCCTGGAAAGGCACCAGTATTGCGGCACCGAATGATGGTCCAGATTCCGTTCGGTTTACCTATAACCGTAAAGGCAATCCGATCAGGGTAGAGCGGGCACATACCAGTACCGGCATTACACAGTATCAGCTCCGGTACGATCAGCAGGACCGGCTGCGGGTGCTGATTAATTCTACCATTGGCGCAGAAGCCATCGGAGATATTTTTGACGAATGGCATCAATATTATTACGACAAACAACAAAGGATCGCATTGGATAGCGTGTATGTTTTTGGTCGTATCGGCCCGCACGGTCCTATACCCAGAAGTGGCAACCAGGTGGATCTTGGTTATGTGATTACGTTTGCCTACGACTCGCTCAACCGGATTGTACAAGTGACCAGAAAAGTAGGTGGCCACGCCACGAATGCTACTATTTCTACCTATCATTACAACCAACACGGTAATGCTTATTGGATCAATGAACAGCGACCTTACGGCGAACCGGCACTCAACACTTATCCGGTGTATGATGACAAATTCAATCCACACAGATTACATCCTGTCTGGCAGTTCATTGATCAGGATTACAGTACCAATAATCCGTTTATCGCTGTCGGTTATAATAAGCTGGGACTACCCACCAGCGTGCCTATTCCACCTAAAACAACACCTTCTTTCTACTTCGGTTTATTTGGTTTTATCACCATTGATCATATCAAATATGGCTATTAAAAAAACCGTCAATTTATTACGGTATCCCTGAACATACAAGACCGCTATTTATTCCATTATTAAATCCTTATTACCATGAAATCAAACTATCTCTTAGCGTTATTAACGCTTATTTTTGCTGGTTGCGTGAAACCGGCGCCTACCATCTTTCCGCAGCATACCGGATTAAAGATCCTTTCCTGGAAAGGCACTAGTGTGGCTGCTCCCGACGATGGCAGTGATTCTGTGAAGATCACCTATAACAGGGCCGGTAACCCGGTCAGGATACAGCGGATACACACCAGTACCGGTTATCCACATTACAAACTGCAATATGACCAGCAACAGCGGCTCACCGACCTCATTGAATTCTACGGTACCAATGAACAGATAGGGGATGTTTTCCATGCCTGGCATAAGTTTGTTCACGACAACCAAAACAGGATTATAAGGGACAGCATCTATGTTTTTGGTTTCTTCGGACCTCATGGCCCGCTACCTAGGCCACATAGCTCAGGTATCGATGACCTGTACTCCTATGCCTATGATGCGCAAAACAGGATGGTAAAAATGACGCGGAAGATGGGTGATCTCAACAGTGATGATATCACTACCAACTACCATTACAACAGTCAGGGAAATGTTTATTGGATCAAGGTACGCCAGCCCAATACGGATTCATTGCAATATCCGAATGCAGACATCTACCCTACCTATGATCATCAATTTAACCCGCACCGGTTGCATCCTGTCTGGCAATTCATTGATAGGGATTATAACAACAATAATCCTTTCAATGCCGCCAGCTACAATATATACGGCTTACCCACCAGCATTCCTATTGATCCAACACTGGGTTATTTCTCTTATTTCGGCATCATTGGTTTCAAGACGATTGATCACATCAAATATGGCTACTAAAAAACACGATACCGGCTGTCAATCAAACGACGGGTTATTACAGTACCACTGAACATACAGCACCGCTATTTATTCCATTATTAAATCCTTATTACCATGAAATCAAACTATCTCTTAGTGTTGTTAACGCTTATCCTTGCCAGTTGTGTAAAACCGGCTCCTCCCACCTTTCCGCCACCGCATAAGGGCTTAAAATTGCTTTCCTGGGCAGGTAACCGGGTGTATCATTATGGTCGTGATTCCGTGAAGATCACCTATAACAGCGCCGGCTACCCGGTCAGGATATTGCGGGCAGAATCCGGCACCGGCTACCCTCATTACAAACTGCGATATGACCGGCACAATCGCCTCACCGACATGATTGAGTTCTTTTACGACCGTGAACAAACAGAGGATCCTTTCCATGCCTGGCATAAATTTGTGCACGACAATAAAAACAGGATTATTCAGGATAGCATCTATGTTTATGGCTCCTTCGGACCACATGGCGAGCTTATCCCCAGGCCCAATGCTACGTATATCGACGATTTCTACATGTATGCTTATGACTCACTTAACAGAATTATCAAAATAACCAGGAAAGTAACTGGTCCTTATCACGATACCGTTGTCACAACCTACCATTACGACAGTCGGGGAAACGCTTATCAGATCAATGTACGTGAGCAGGGTAAGCATTCCCTTCAAAATCCTGGCAGCAATACCTACCCGGTTTACGATGATAAGTTCAATCCACACCGGCTGCATCCTGTCTGGCAATTCATCAGTAAGGATTACAGTACCAATAATCCCTTCATCGCTGCCAGTTACAATATATACGGCTTGCCTACCAGCATGCCCGTCCCTAACGCTGATTTTTTCTACTATTTCGGCATAGTTGGCTTCGAGACGATCGAAAACATCAAATACGGGTATTAAGCTATCAAAAAAATGACAGCCGGTATCAGTTCAACAGGGACGTAATTCCCTAAAAAAATTAAGCATTACACTGTTGTGAAGAGCGATCGCTTTTTCACAACAGGTAATGCTTAATACCAGATCAGGAAATCCGGTTATACTAACTTAAACGTTTCGGTGAATTTGGTAGTAAAGTTGCCTTTACGGAAATTCTCGTCGCGCATCAGTTGCTGATGGAACGGAATGGTTGTTTTCACGCCTTCGATTACAAATTCGCTCAGTGCGCGCTCCATGGTGTTGATCGCTTCTTCGCGGGTTTGTGCCATGGT
Coding sequences within:
- a CDS encoding aminotransferase class I/II-fold pyridoxal phosphate-dependent enzyme, which gives rise to MDIFEKLLKHMGPIGEHSDRAHGYFAFPKLEGEIGPRMKFRGNEKIVWSLNNYLGLANHPEVRATDAQAAADFGLASPMGARMMSGNTNYHEQLEKELSDYMGKEDTTLLNYGYQGIMSAIDAICGRRDVIVYDAECHASILDGLRLHPGKRYVFKHNDIEDFEKQMRRATELAKTNGGGILVVTEGVFGMAGDQGKLKEIAALKDKYEFRLLVDDAHGFGTMGKTGAGTGEEQGVQDKIDLLFNTFAKSGASIGAFMSGEKAIINFLRYNMRSQIFAKSIPLPIVIGHLKRVQLMRQHPEMKAKLWDNVNKLQNGLKERGFNIGRTNSPVTPIYLQGDIPEATAMCLDLRENYNIFCSIVVYPVIPKGQIIYRLIPTAAHNDEDIELTLKAFSETKAKLDQKVYQVAEIPMV
- the purL gene encoding phosphoribosylformylglycinamidine synthase subunit PurL, encoding MQTTVEIAEQLGLTADEFERIKSILGRTPNFTELSMYSVMWSEHCSYKNSIVWLKTLPREGDRLLVKAGEENAGLVDIGDGYAVVFKIESHNHPSAIEPFQGAATGVGGIHRDIFTMGARPIAALNSLRFGNINDKKTQHLVKGIVHGIGHYGNCFGVPTVGGETYFEDCYGTNPLVNAMSVGIVKVGQTVSATSHGEGNPVFIVGSATGKDGIGGASFASANITEDSVEDLPAVQVGDPFQEKKLLEACLEIIKTNAIVGMQDMGAAGITCSTAEMSAKGEHGMNIWLDKVPTRQENMKAWEMLLSESQERMLIVVKKGQEKEILDIFEKWDLHCVQIGEVTKDTNLKFYMNGELEADVPAESMVLGGGAPQYHRAYTEPAYFQKIKAFDIQNVTDTTNARFVAERIVALPNIASKRWIYNQYDSMVGTANATTNAPSDAPVVLIKGSKKALAMTTDCNSRYVYADPHKGGQIAVAEAARNIVCSGGEPVAITNCLNFGNPYDPEVYYQFVHAVQGMGEACRKFNTPVTGGNVSFYNQSPDGAVYPTPTIGMVGILDSMDQRITLDFKEAGDLVYLIGRSRNDINSSEYLHKIIGIEFSPAPHFNLDEEHHLQQAIAKLNKAGLIQSAHDVSEGGLFITMLESSMPKGLGFDMHLNAKYRKDAYLFGESQSRVVVTVKPADKEQFEALLHGLVDASEVSVRHEQIGMVTGDHVRVNNEDWGTVSSWKKIYDTAVEEYLK
- a CDS encoding glutamine synthetase III family protein, encoding MQSLRFKALEGLAGVDLTLPEHNGKITDVFGSNVFTGKIVREYLSDEAYKSLMNSVKNGTKLERKMAEQIASGMKAWAMKKGVTHYTHWFQPLTGTTAEKHDSFFTLKGDGTALETFDGDALVQQEPDASSFPNGGLRATFEARGYTAWDPSSPAFILEQGYGKTLCIPTIFVAYTGESLDYKAPLLKALAAIDKAAVDVCNYFDKNVTKVTGTLGWEQEYFLVDEAMANARPDLIMTGRTVVGHAPSKGQQLEDHYFGAIPERAYAYMRDFEMESYKLGIPLRTRHNEVAPSQFECAPIFEEINIAVDHNSLLMDVMNKVAKRHKLKVLLHEKPFAGINGSGKHNNWSLATDTGVNLLAPGKTPKTNLMFLTFFVNTIKAVHDYADLMRASIASPSNDFRLGANEAPPAIISVFTGKYLFEVLQEVKNRVNNKFDEQDEAILKLDLHRHIPELMLDNTDRNRTSPFAFTGNKFEFRAVGSTANCASAMTVLNTIMAKTLTDFKSEVDSLIEKGEKKEIAIMQTLRKYIVDSEKVLFEGDGYSEEWEKEAARRGLPNIKTTPQALDAMVTEKSTKLFTEVGVYNEKELHARHEILLEDYVKKVQIEARVIGDLATNTILPSAFSYLNDLISNIRGLKEIGLDDSASKAQQQIAAKIAEHVNTISENVQAMIEARKVANKLTDSRQKAIDYCEKIKPYFEVIRYHSDKLEFLVDDKKWALPKYRELLFLR